From one Xiphophorus hellerii strain 12219 chromosome 18, Xiphophorus_hellerii-4.1, whole genome shotgun sequence genomic stretch:
- the serpinh1b gene encoding serpin H1b — protein sequence MWMTTAVALCLLAFVASAEDKKLSSHANTLADNSANLAFSLYHKMAQDKNTDNIVVSPVVVASSLGLVALGGKATTASQVKTVLSADKLKDEHLHAGLSELLSVVSNQKTRNSTWKINNRLYGPSSVSFADDFVKTSKKHYNYDHSKINFRDKRSAVNSINEWAAKSTDGKLPEITKDVQNPDGAMIVNAMFFKPHWDERFHEKMVDNRGFLVTRSFTVGVSMMHRTGLYDFYEDKENNLYILNMPLGKKEASMILIMPYHLEPLDRLEKLLTKKQVDTWLSKMENKAVAISLPKVSLEVSHNLQKYLAELGLTEAVDKSKADLSNISGKKDLYLSNVFHASALELDVDGNPYDTSIFGTDKLKNPKLFYVDHPFIFLVKDNKTNSILYIGRVVRPKGDKMRDEL from the exons ATGTGGATGACCACAGCTGTCGCTCTCTGTTTGCTGGCCTTCGTGGCGTCTGCAGAAGACAAGAAGCTGAGCAGCCATGCTAACACACTAGCTGACAACAGTGCCAACTTGGCCTTCAG CTTGTACCACAAGATGGCTCAGGACAAAAATACAGACAACATTGTTGTTTCTCCTGTTGTTGTGGCGTCCTCTCTGGGGCTGGTTGCGCTCGGTGGTAAGGCCACCACTGCCTCCCAGGTGAAAACTGTCCTCAGTGCTGACAAACTCAAGGACGAGCACCTGCATGCAGGCCTGTCAGAGCTCCTCTCTGTG GTGAGTAATCAAAAGACCCGAAACTCCACCTGGAAGATCAACAACCGCCTCTACGGCCCCAGCTCTGTCTCCTTCGCTGATGACTTTGTGAAGACCAGCAAGAAGCATTACAACTATGACCACTCAAAAATCAACTTCAGGGACAAGCGGAGCGCAGTGAACTCCATCAATGAGTGGGCAGCTAAGTCAACAGATGGCAAGCTGCCGGAGATCACCAAGGATGTGCAGAACCCAGACGGAGCCATGATTGTCAACGCCATGTTTTTTAAGC CTCACTGGGATGAGAGATTCCATGAAAAGATGGTTGACAACCGCGGTTTCCTGGTTACCCGCTCCTTCACTGTTGGAGTTTCTATGATGCATCGCACAG GTCTCTACGACTTCTATGAGGACAAAGAGAACAATCTCTACATCCTGAACATGCCTCTGGGCAAAAAGGAGGCCTCCATGATCCTCATCATGCCCTACCATTTGGAGCCCCTGGATCGCCTGGAGAAACTGCTGACGAAGAAGCAGGTAGACACTTGGCTGAGCAAGATGGAGAACAAGGCCGTGGCAATTTCCCTCCCCAAGGTCTCATTGGAAGTCAGTCACAACCTTCAG AAATATTTAGCTGAGTTGGGCCTCACTGAAGCGGTGGACAAATCCAAAGCAGACCTCTCGAACATCTCAGGGAAGAAGGACCTCTACCTCTCTAACGTCTTCCATGCTTCTGCCCTGGAGCTGGACGTGGACGGAAACCCTTATGACACAAGCATCTTCGGCACAGATAAACTGAAGAACCCTAAGCTCTTCTATGTAGACCACCCCTTCATCTTCCTGGTGAAAGACAACAAGACCAACTCTATCCTGTACATCGGCAGAGTGGTTAGACCCAAAGGGGATAAAATGCGTGATGAGCTGTAA